The genomic interval GCCTCAAGTCTTGCTTCAATCACACCACCAGTCTGTAGACTTCGACATCCGAATATATTGGTCCTGACGGGGTCAATACGCTCTTCTTGAGCTGGAATTCATCAAAAGTTGCTCTGCCAAAGTTCATCTTTGTGGATGCCAGAAGCCTTCTGAGTGCTTCGGCATTCCTTCCGCTCTTCACTCTGGCCAGGGTTATGTGGGGTACGAACGACCTCTGTTCTTCTCCTATCCCCTTCGTTACTTCGTTAACTCTTCTACCAAGTGTTTCAAGCTCGGCCACTTCTCCTGAAGAGCCTGCCCAGACGACGTTTATCCTTCCAAGCGATGGGAATGCACCGACTCTATCAAATTCGATTGTGAAAGCCTTTGCTTCAACCTTCTTCAACGAAGCCGCAATCGTTTCAGCCATAGAATCACTAACTTCCCCTATGAACTTCAACGTTATATGCAGCAGCTCCGGGTTGACAAGCTTCACATCAGCCCCTGTCCTCTGAATCTCCTTTTCATACTCAGCCATCATCCTCCTGACATTCTCGTCCTTCAGCTGCAGCGCGACGA from Conexivisphaerales archaeon carries:
- the thpR gene encoding RNA 2',3'-cyclic phosphodiesterase, with the translated sequence MRLFVALQLKDENVRRMMAEYEKEIQRTGADVKLVNPELLHITLKFIGEVSDSMAETIAASLKKVEAKAFTIEFDRVGAFPSLGRINVVWAGSSGEVAELETLGRRVNEVTKGIGEEQRSFVPHITLARVKSGRNAEALRRLLASTKMNFGRATFDEFQLKKSVLTPSGPIYSDVEVYRLVV